One Nitrospina watsonii DNA segment encodes these proteins:
- a CDS encoding 2-isopropylmalate synthase, giving the protein MQPERIIIFDTTLRDGEQCPGASMNHKEKLEIARQLSLLKVDVIEAGFPVASPGDFESVKQIAGEIRGSSVAGLARALNKDVEACARALEKAESPRIHIFLSTSKLHRDHKLNMDKSQIIQMATDAIQFGRKFCDDIEFSPEDASRTEPDFLAEVVEAVIAAGAKTVNIPDTVGYSVPEQFGGLIRSLKENVPNIDDAVISVHCHNDLGMAVANSLAAVKAGARQVECTVNGIGERAGNAAMEEIVMALKTRKDFFEYDTRIDTKHIMACSRLVSSLTGFFVQRNKAIVGKNAFAHESGVHQDGYLKKKDTYEIMDPRDIGLDSAELVLGKHSGRNALNKKIESMGFNLTVEEMDRVFAEFKILADEKKDVFDEDILALIQKQVTNDDSLNIYALEKIRCGFETGVMPEATVTLKSRDGQVHTATAQGDGPIDAIYNAMDKITGLSCKLLDYQVMSKTKGKDAQGEVTVRVLSENREVLGKGTAVNTVEASGVAYVNAINKLLLKSKSGPVDGNEIQGP; this is encoded by the coding sequence ATGCAACCGGAACGTATCATCATATTCGACACGACATTAAGAGACGGGGAACAATGTCCCGGCGCCAGTATGAACCATAAGGAAAAACTGGAAATCGCCCGGCAGCTGTCTCTACTGAAAGTCGATGTGATCGAAGCCGGTTTTCCCGTCGCCTCGCCGGGGGATTTCGAATCGGTCAAGCAGATCGCCGGCGAAATCCGCGGTTCGTCGGTGGCGGGGCTCGCCCGTGCCTTGAACAAGGACGTGGAAGCCTGCGCCCGCGCGCTCGAAAAAGCGGAGTCGCCGCGCATCCATATTTTTCTGTCCACGTCGAAACTGCACCGCGATCACAAACTCAACATGGACAAGAGCCAGATCATCCAGATGGCCACCGACGCCATCCAGTTCGGCCGCAAGTTCTGCGACGACATCGAGTTTTCGCCGGAAGACGCGTCGCGAACGGAACCGGATTTCCTCGCCGAAGTGGTGGAGGCGGTGATCGCCGCCGGGGCGAAGACGGTGAACATTCCCGATACGGTGGGTTACTCGGTGCCGGAACAGTTCGGCGGCCTGATCCGTTCGCTCAAGGAGAACGTGCCCAACATCGACGACGCCGTCATCAGCGTGCATTGCCACAACGACCTCGGCATGGCCGTGGCCAACTCCCTCGCTGCGGTCAAAGCCGGAGCCCGGCAGGTGGAGTGCACCGTCAACGGCATCGGCGAACGTGCGGGCAACGCGGCGATGGAAGAAATCGTCATGGCGCTCAAAACGCGCAAGGATTTCTTCGAATACGACACACGCATCGACACGAAGCACATCATGGCGTGCAGCCGCCTGGTCAGCAGCCTCACCGGGTTCTTCGTGCAGCGCAACAAGGCCATCGTCGGCAAGAACGCCTTCGCCCACGAATCCGGCGTGCATCAGGACGGGTACCTGAAAAAGAAAGACACCTACGAGATCATGGACCCGCGTGACATCGGCCTCGACAGTGCGGAGTTGGTTCTAGGCAAACACTCCGGACGCAACGCGCTCAATAAAAAAATCGAGAGCATGGGCTTCAACCTGACGGTGGAGGAAATGGACCGGGTGTTCGCCGAGTTCAAAATCCTCGCCGACGAGAAGAAGGATGTGTTCGACGAGGACATCCTCGCCCTCATCCAGAAACAGGTCACCAACGACGACAGCCTGAACATTTACGCGCTCGAGAAAATCCGGTGCGGATTCGAGACGGGCGTCATGCCGGAAGCGACGGTCACCTTGAAAAGCCGCGACGGACAGGTGCACACCGCCACGGCACAGGGCGACGGGCCGATCGACGCCATCTACAACGCGATGGACAAGATCACCGGACTCAGCTGCAAACTGCTCGACTACCAGGTGATGTCGAAGACCAAGGGCAAGGACGCGCAGGGCGAGGTGACGGTGCGCGTGCTCAGCGAAAACCGCGAAGTGCTGGGCAAAGGCACCGCCGTCAACACCGTCGAGGCCAGCGGCGTCGCCTACGTCAACGCCATCAACAAACTGCTGCTGAAATCCAAGAGCGGCCCCGTGGACGGCAACGAAATCCAGGGTCCGTGA
- the cmoA gene encoding carboxy-S-adenosyl-L-methionine synthase CmoA: MTPRKRDDLFARDDAPEKFEFNESVARVFDNMLERSVPFYKECQQMVVALVEATAQPGTRVYDLGCSTGTLIREMARAVPPESDIRFIGLDNSDAMLKKARRKLKEFGDRCEVVSGDLNGPLELENASVVILNYTLQFLPPARRQGLLKRIRQSLLPGGALILIEKVKAEAAALAPVFVERYYAYKRERGYSRMEISRKREALEEVLVPLPPGENVTMLETAGFGTVDVFFKWFNFCGFVALRGEAGSGSQPAPGPQPASGKKRAKTRKSR, translated from the coding sequence ATGACCCCCAGAAAACGCGACGACCTGTTCGCCCGCGACGACGCTCCCGAAAAATTTGAGTTCAACGAGTCCGTCGCCCGCGTGTTCGACAACATGCTCGAACGCAGCGTTCCCTTTTATAAAGAATGCCAGCAGATGGTCGTGGCGCTGGTCGAGGCCACCGCCCAACCCGGCACGCGGGTGTACGACCTCGGCTGCTCCACCGGCACGCTGATCCGGGAAATGGCGCGGGCGGTGCCGCCGGAATCGGACATCCGTTTCATCGGCCTCGACAACTCCGACGCCATGCTCAAAAAAGCCCGGCGCAAGCTGAAGGAATTCGGCGACCGCTGCGAGGTGGTGTCCGGCGACCTCAACGGCCCGCTGGAGCTCGAGAACGCCAGCGTCGTGATCCTGAATTACACCCTGCAATTCCTGCCCCCGGCCCGGCGGCAGGGCCTCCTGAAACGCATCCGCCAGAGCCTGCTGCCCGGCGGGGCGCTGATCCTCATCGAGAAAGTGAAGGCCGAGGCGGCGGCGCTGGCCCCGGTCTTCGTCGAGCGTTATTACGCGTACAAGCGGGAGAGGGGCTATTCGCGGATGGAGATTTCGCGCAAGCGGGAGGCCTTGGAGGAAGTTCTGGTGCCCCTCCCGCCCGGAGAAAATGTTACAATGCTGGAAACAGCCGGGTTTGGGACGGTGGACGTGTTTTTCAAATGGTTCAACTTTTGCGGATTCGTCGCCCTGCGCGGCGAGGCAGGGTCCGGATCGCAGCCGGCGCCCGGCCCGCAACCGGCGTCCGGTAAAAAACGCGCGAAGACCCGCAAGTCCCGTTGA
- a CDS encoding FmdB family zinc ribbon protein, with the protein MPQYDHTCKKCKHNFVVEMRISEVGNKEVKCPKCDKAKDVERNVTNTSYWSESVDRYRWDK; encoded by the coding sequence ATGCCGCAGTACGACCATACCTGCAAAAAATGCAAACACAACTTTGTCGTGGAGATGCGCATTTCCGAAGTGGGCAACAAGGAAGTGAAATGCCCCAAATGCGACAAGGCAAAAGACGTCGAACGGAACGTGACCAACACCTCGTACTGGTCCGAGAGCGTCGATCGCTACCGCTGGGACAAGTGA
- a CDS encoding sensor histidine kinase, giving the protein MKELDLFKRQKLSRISDSFPEAVYITDPDGIISHVNPAFELLTGFRADDVVGKSIWILKSGHHPESFYNSMWEVLLSGNIWSGQMVNKKRDGTVFPADVTIFPISDPSDRISHFVSILHGTTDQLQAHEETLRRNMEYTALHNVSKILQSQDPLPQMLSCAVEEIIRLSELRIEYKAGVFIADHEKQVLRLFTTVGDFPEEFHRLDAEVPFGECLCGRVAMSGEMLVSNNCFSDPRHERRYDGMTAHGHYIIPLKSRDKMVGVLFLYTSSNPSWYERSPEILKSMGGLIADAIEHRRAEAIIQEQNETLTKMNDLKNKFLGIAAHDLRNPVYVIRTFSEALRDECTQGVSDKHRRFFDKIYNASGHMIHLLENLLDISKIEQGKIEINRVIQDINPIIEEQVALNQIVANKKDIRIQQELAKLSPFRFDKDALIQAINNFLSNAIKFSPPSSIVLVSTELQGDKIQFSVKDQGVGLSEEEQKLLFGEFQTLSSKPTGQEKATGLGLAIVKKIITLHGGEVGVVSQPGQGSTFYFLLPVK; this is encoded by the coding sequence ATGAAAGAACTGGACCTTTTTAAAAGGCAGAAGTTGTCGCGGATTTCCGATTCGTTTCCCGAAGCGGTTTACATTACCGACCCGGACGGCATCATCAGCCACGTCAATCCCGCCTTCGAGTTGCTCACCGGGTTTCGCGCCGATGACGTTGTTGGGAAAAGCATCTGGATTTTAAAGAGCGGGCACCATCCTGAAAGTTTTTACAACAGCATGTGGGAAGTGCTTCTCTCCGGGAACATTTGGAGCGGACAGATGGTGAACAAGAAACGGGACGGAACCGTGTTTCCCGCGGATGTCACCATTTTTCCCATCTCCGACCCTTCCGATCGCATATCCCACTTCGTCTCCATTCTGCACGGCACCACCGACCAGCTTCAGGCGCACGAGGAAACCCTGCGCCGCAACATGGAATACACCGCCCTGCATAATGTGTCCAAGATTCTGCAAAGCCAGGATCCGCTTCCACAAATGCTGAGCTGCGCCGTGGAGGAGATCATAAGATTGAGCGAGCTGAGGATCGAGTACAAGGCAGGAGTGTTCATTGCCGATCATGAAAAACAGGTCCTGCGCCTGTTCACCACCGTCGGAGATTTTCCGGAAGAATTTCATCGTCTGGATGCGGAGGTGCCTTTCGGTGAATGCCTGTGCGGCCGGGTGGCGATGAGCGGGGAGATGCTGGTCAGCAACAACTGCTTTTCCGATCCCCGTCACGAAAGGCGTTACGACGGAATGACGGCGCACGGTCATTACATCATTCCCCTCAAAAGCCGGGACAAGATGGTGGGCGTTTTGTTCCTGTACACCAGTTCCAATCCATCGTGGTACGAACGGAGCCCGGAGATTCTGAAGTCGATGGGAGGCTTGATCGCCGACGCCATCGAGCACCGCCGGGCGGAGGCCATCATTCAGGAACAAAATGAAACGTTGACGAAAATGAACGATCTTAAAAATAAGTTTCTGGGCATTGCCGCGCACGACCTGCGCAACCCGGTTTACGTCATCCGCACGTTCAGCGAAGCGTTGCGGGACGAATGCACACAAGGTGTGAGCGACAAGCACCGCAGGTTCTTCGATAAAATTTATAATGCCAGCGGTCACATGATTCATCTTCTGGAGAATCTGCTGGACATCTCCAAGATCGAGCAGGGGAAAATTGAGATCAACCGGGTAATCCAGGACATCAACCCCATCATCGAGGAACAGGTGGCCCTGAACCAGATCGTGGCCAATAAAAAAGACATCCGCATTCAGCAGGAGCTGGCGAAGTTGTCGCCGTTTCGGTTCGACAAGGATGCTCTGATCCAGGCGATCAATAATTTTTTGAGCAATGCCATCAAGTTTTCACCCCCAAGCTCCATCGTGCTGGTTTCCACCGAGTTGCAGGGAGACAAAATTCAGTTTTCGGTGAAAGACCAGGGAGTCGGCCTTTCCGAGGAAGAGCAGAAGCTGTTGTTCGGAGAGTTCCAGACCCTGAGCAGCAAGCCGACCGGGCAGGAAAAAGCGACCGGCCTCGGCCTTGCCATCGTGAAGAAGATCATCACCCTGCACGGCGGCGAGGTGGGCGTCGTCAGCCAACCCGGCCAAGGCTCCACTTTTTACTTTCTCCTTCCCGTAAAATAA
- a CDS encoding OmpP1/FadL family transporter, with amino-acid sequence MKRFICMLGHTIASFVLFHLVHAPVVQAEAFRILDQGAAATGQGTAFSAQADDPSAIHFNPAGIARLSGIQVSGGVILVGGGTTFTRPNGSKTKGTLDGTVAYPPPANFYLTSDLKSLGFKSGEGVAVGLGITSPFGLINQYPDQGPFNTASTRNQLSLVDFKPTLAYALHDRVSIGAGLDIYTFFDFIGEGHLEQKLNAGPEFGPLGIPAGTPLELNGKDSGVGFNVGILYTAVWDEDRQPILNLAFVYRSQVTLDLEGAFLVAGNKTADASAQLELPQIFTGAVAYWPLRDRRREWKLEVDVEYADWSSLEDLDVTLSNGATLPFPLNWKGAWIWMVGTEYKLRYWLDQPGWTASVRAGYVRSESPVPEFTFSPAVPDSEYNAYSVGFGWMCDKRGSFFGWFQCGGGNEKEFALEGVGVDLAYQVVAYDSRTISRNRRPTVIGRWDTTFHVGVMSFRLLF; translated from the coding sequence ATGAAACGATTCATTTGCATGCTCGGTCACACAATCGCTTCGTTCGTATTGTTTCATCTTGTTCACGCACCCGTTGTTCAGGCCGAAGCATTCAGGATTCTGGATCAGGGAGCCGCCGCCACTGGCCAGGGGACAGCTTTCTCCGCCCAGGCGGACGATCCATCGGCGATTCATTTCAACCCCGCGGGCATCGCGCGCCTTTCCGGTATCCAGGTTTCCGGAGGTGTGATTCTGGTTGGAGGCGGAACCACCTTCACCCGCCCCAACGGCAGTAAAACGAAAGGCACTCTGGACGGAACCGTTGCCTATCCCCCACCGGCTAATTTTTATCTGACATCGGACTTGAAAAGCCTCGGCTTCAAATCGGGGGAAGGGGTGGCGGTCGGCCTGGGCATCACCTCGCCTTTCGGTTTGATCAACCAGTACCCGGATCAGGGACCGTTCAATACCGCATCCACGCGCAACCAGCTTTCGTTGGTCGATTTCAAGCCCACGTTGGCCTATGCCTTGCACGACCGGGTTTCCATCGGCGCGGGACTGGATATTTATACGTTTTTCGATTTCATCGGCGAAGGTCATCTGGAGCAAAAACTGAATGCCGGACCGGAGTTCGGCCCGTTGGGCATTCCGGCAGGCACGCCTCTGGAGTTGAACGGCAAGGATTCGGGCGTGGGATTCAATGTGGGCATCCTTTACACGGCGGTGTGGGACGAAGATCGACAGCCGATACTCAACCTGGCGTTTGTGTACCGCAGTCAGGTGACGCTGGATCTGGAAGGAGCGTTTCTGGTTGCGGGAAACAAAACTGCGGACGCCTCCGCCCAGCTGGAGTTGCCGCAGATTTTTACCGGAGCGGTGGCGTACTGGCCTCTCCGCGACCGGCGGCGTGAATGGAAACTGGAAGTCGATGTGGAGTATGCGGACTGGAGCTCGCTTGAGGACCTCGATGTGACTCTGTCCAATGGCGCCACGCTTCCGTTTCCGTTGAACTGGAAAGGCGCATGGATCTGGATGGTGGGAACCGAATACAAGCTGCGCTACTGGCTGGACCAGCCGGGCTGGACGGCCTCGGTGCGGGCGGGCTACGTCCGTTCCGAGTCCCCGGTGCCGGAATTCACCTTCTCGCCCGCGGTGCCGGACTCCGAATACAATGCCTACTCTGTCGGCTTTGGATGGATGTGTGACAAGCGGGGAAGTTTTTTCGGCTGGTTCCAGTGCGGCGGCGGCAACGAAAAAGAGTTTGCGTTGGAAGGAGTGGGGGTGGATCTGGCGTACCAGGTGGTGGCGTACGACTCGCGGACCATCAGCCGCAACCGCCGGCCGACCGTGATCGGCCGATGGGATACGACCTTTCATGTCGGCGTGATGAGTTTCCGGTTGTTGTTCTGA
- a CDS encoding helix-turn-helix transcriptional regulator, which produces MVQNFCPVSIPEKDYLSILDTITQFHGCDTREALRGVFSSHVLPLFEADSALYGWINMDFTSKSLGQVGLVDCVGVPQEDFNQLSDSIPYIKSIPTMLERVARPVVAVDVDIPREVFVKEKDLFFAENPEYVRDSWLYLNPIANFLATFDQPEITHGLGIHRHAPIEEVDRYDKNFTLRDIRVLELLRPHLLQTIKTIILNDELKRYRSLVDALVDVPTGIALFHSNMRVLFCNRVFSEVVGVSTGQMIPPELMRILSKEISRFEPPYEIQSSPVELVFYQLPEGVFRLNLCMLERKNWGQDPCWLLQMKPVEDPYSLRNLAMQEVGLDKVQMEISCLLLDGMEPVAIAARLFISPERVHENVKKVYEKLGVQTREQFYSRMSLPNE; this is translated from the coding sequence ATGGTACAAAATTTTTGTCCTGTTTCCATCCCGGAAAAAGATTACCTTTCCATTCTCGATACCATCACCCAGTTTCATGGGTGCGACACACGGGAAGCGCTCCGCGGTGTGTTCAGCAGTCACGTGCTCCCTTTGTTCGAAGCGGACTCCGCGTTGTACGGCTGGATCAACATGGATTTCACCAGCAAGTCGCTGGGGCAGGTGGGCCTGGTGGATTGCGTGGGCGTTCCGCAGGAAGACTTCAATCAGCTTTCCGATTCCATTCCTTACATCAAATCCATCCCCACCATGCTGGAACGGGTGGCCCGCCCTGTCGTGGCGGTGGATGTGGACATTCCCCGCGAAGTGTTTGTCAAAGAAAAGGACCTGTTCTTCGCGGAAAATCCGGAGTATGTGCGCGATTCGTGGCTGTACCTGAACCCGATCGCCAATTTCCTCGCAACGTTCGATCAGCCTGAAATCACGCATGGGCTGGGCATTCACCGCCACGCGCCGATCGAAGAGGTGGATCGGTACGATAAGAACTTCACCTTGCGCGACATCCGGGTGCTGGAACTGTTGCGTCCCCACCTGTTGCAAACCATCAAGACCATCATCCTGAATGACGAGTTGAAACGCTATCGCTCATTGGTGGATGCGCTGGTGGATGTGCCGACGGGGATTGCGCTGTTTCATTCCAACATGCGGGTCCTGTTCTGCAACCGGGTGTTCAGCGAAGTGGTGGGAGTGAGCACGGGACAAATGATTCCGCCGGAGTTGATGCGTATTCTGAGCAAGGAAATTTCCCGGTTCGAACCGCCTTACGAAATCCAGAGTTCTCCCGTGGAACTCGTTTTCTACCAACTTCCGGAAGGGGTCTTTCGTCTGAACCTGTGCATGCTGGAAAGAAAAAACTGGGGGCAGGACCCTTGCTGGCTGTTGCAGATGAAGCCGGTGGAAGATCCCTATTCCCTGCGCAACCTGGCCATGCAGGAGGTGGGACTCGACAAGGTGCAGATGGAAATTTCCTGCCTGCTGTTGGATGGCATGGAGCCGGTGGCCATTGCCGCGCGTTTGTTCATCAGCCCGGAGCGGGTTCATGAAAATGTAAAAAAGGTTTATGAAAAACTGGGCGTTCAAACCCGGGAACAGTTTTATTCAAGAATGAGCTTGCCGAATGAATGA
- a CDS encoding cold-shock protein has product MSEGRVKWFNQSKGYGFIEADDGKDYFVHFSEIQVDGFKTLQEGQLVEFEGSMGKKGPQAAKVVPK; this is encoded by the coding sequence ATGTCAGAAGGCAGAGTCAAGTGGTTTAATCAAAGCAAGGGTTATGGTTTTATCGAAGCCGATGATGGCAAAGACTATTTTGTCCATTTCTCGGAAATCCAGGTTGATGGATTCAAAACCCTCCAAGAGGGGCAATTGGTGGAATTCGAAGGGAGCATGGGCAAAAAAGGTCCGCAAGCTGCGAAGGTCGTTCCCAAGTAA
- a CDS encoding metallophosphoesterase, translating into MKHHFDIFTKPIPRRSFLKGMLGVFAVGSMGVGRGYANTSSSNIRLERVTITIQNLPPAFQGFKIGLLSDLHSSPIVPKEHLQSSAELLMAAEPDMIALTGDFIGHTFRFPGEPYHEFDPQYVADIVDAFSGLKAPHGLYGVLGNHDFWSGPEAVEVLVREFETGFGVQWLRNRNVKVERGGDSIMLAGIDDYWQDSCSPGDALQGLPPDTVRILLSHNPEVNEILYDWQEIDLILSGHTHGGQIKLPFIGAPFQAGVRQRKYMEGLAWDGDRQTYVTRGVGHLVVPIRFLCPPEVTLITLV; encoded by the coding sequence TTGAAACACCATTTCGATATCTTTACAAAACCGATTCCCCGCCGCTCTTTCCTGAAGGGCATGCTGGGCGTGTTTGCCGTCGGCAGTATGGGCGTCGGTCGCGGCTACGCCAACACCTCGAGTTCGAACATCCGCCTCGAGCGGGTGACCATCACCATCCAAAACCTGCCGCCCGCGTTTCAGGGATTCAAGATCGGCCTGCTCAGCGACCTGCATTCCTCGCCCATCGTTCCCAAAGAACATCTGCAAAGCAGCGCGGAACTTCTGATGGCGGCCGAGCCGGACATGATCGCGTTGACCGGCGATTTCATCGGCCACACCTTCCGCTTTCCAGGCGAGCCGTATCACGAGTTCGATCCGCAGTATGTGGCGGACATCGTCGATGCGTTTTCCGGATTGAAAGCGCCGCACGGGTTGTACGGCGTGCTGGGCAATCACGATTTCTGGAGTGGGCCGGAGGCGGTGGAGGTGTTGGTGCGCGAATTCGAGACGGGGTTCGGCGTGCAGTGGTTGCGCAACCGCAATGTGAAAGTGGAACGCGGCGGCGATTCCATCATGCTCGCCGGTATCGATGACTACTGGCAGGATTCCTGTTCACCGGGCGATGCGCTACAAGGTCTGCCGCCGGACACGGTGCGCATCCTGCTCAGTCACAATCCGGAAGTGAACGAAATCCTCTACGACTGGCAAGAGATTGATTTGATTTTGTCCGGCCACACGCACGGCGGGCAGATCAAACTCCCGTTCATCGGCGCGCCGTTTCAGGCGGGCGTGCGCCAGCGGAAGTACATGGAAGGGCTGGCCTGGGACGGCGACCGGCAGACGTACGTGACCCGCGGCGTCGGTCACCTCGTCGTGCCCATCCGCTTTTTGTGTCCACCGGAAGTGACGCTCATCACCCTCGTGTGA
- the polA gene encoding DNA polymerase I encodes MASKKKLYLIDGSSYIFRAFFGIRHNLSNSKGQPTNALYGFTTMLMKVVREEQPDYLAVVFDSKEKTFRHDMYADYKANRDVPPEDLAAQFPYFEPLVEAFNIKSLRKPGYEADDIIGTLAKVGEKAGMDVTIVSGDKDMMQLITGQVHMLDTMKDKRFGIDDVKEKFGVEPDRVIEVMGLMGDSSDHIPGVKGVGPKTATDLIQKYGSIQGLYEHLDEIDKAKLKEKLETDKDNALLSRELVTIKLDTPLDCKIEDLEARQPDNKKLRELFTDLEFKTLLTALPEGEGGDGAASDPRSEIKRGYDTILDDTALDDLIKKLKKAKAFALDLETTSKRPVKAEMVGISFSWAEGEACYIPVAHRYLGVPEQLDKQYVLDKLKPLLEDPQLEKYGHNIKYDLIVLHNEGVALRGIVFDSMLASYVLDPSRRSHSLDDLALEMLQHTTIKYSDVAGSASKQVGFEEVEIERASEYAAEDSDITYRLTRHFEKQLKGNELELYETIELPLLEVLAEMELTGVLLDTEHLKKLSKKLEKDLKKIEDEIYALAGEPFNINSPKQLSTILFDKLNLRTVKKTKSGFSTDVSVLEELAAEHDLPDKILNYRQFAKMKSTYVDALPNEVFTDGRIHTSYNQTVAATGRLSSSDPNLQNIPIRSEAGREIRKAFLADKGCWLLSADYSQIELRLLAHLSGDPALIRAFKNNEDIHSRTAAEIFGQPLDQVDPEGRRMAKAVNFGIVYGLSAYGLSRQLKITPKEAKTFIDQYFDLYKNVKTFMDETIAMAREKGYTTTMMNRRRYMPDIHSKNRQVREAVERTAINSPVQGSAADFIKMAMLRIHDDILEKKRASRMILQVHDELIFECPEGEKKAMESLVQKEMEGVAKLKVPLTVNMDWGENWSDAH; translated from the coding sequence ATGGCCTCGAAGAAAAAGCTCTATCTGATCGACGGTTCGTCGTACATCTTCCGCGCGTTTTTCGGCATCCGCCACAACCTGTCCAACTCCAAGGGCCAGCCCACCAACGCGCTCTACGGTTTCACCACCATGCTGATGAAAGTGGTGCGCGAGGAGCAGCCGGACTACCTCGCCGTCGTCTTCGACAGCAAGGAAAAAACCTTCCGCCACGACATGTACGCCGATTACAAGGCCAACCGCGACGTGCCGCCGGAAGACCTCGCGGCGCAGTTCCCCTATTTCGAACCGCTGGTCGAGGCGTTCAACATCAAAAGCCTGCGCAAACCGGGTTACGAGGCGGACGACATCATCGGAACGCTGGCGAAGGTGGGCGAGAAGGCGGGCATGGACGTCACCATCGTCAGCGGCGACAAGGACATGATGCAGTTGATCACCGGCCAGGTGCACATGCTCGACACGATGAAGGACAAACGCTTCGGCATCGACGACGTGAAGGAAAAATTTGGTGTCGAACCGGACCGGGTGATCGAGGTGATGGGACTGATGGGCGACTCCAGCGACCACATTCCCGGCGTCAAGGGCGTCGGACCCAAAACGGCCACCGACCTCATCCAGAAATACGGATCGATTCAAGGATTGTACGAACACCTCGACGAGATCGACAAGGCCAAGCTGAAAGAGAAGCTGGAGACGGATAAGGACAATGCGCTCTTGAGCCGCGAGCTGGTGACGATCAAGCTCGACACGCCGCTCGACTGCAAGATCGAAGACCTGGAAGCGCGCCAGCCGGACAACAAAAAGCTGCGCGAGCTGTTCACCGATCTCGAGTTCAAAACGCTGCTGACGGCGTTGCCGGAAGGGGAGGGCGGCGACGGCGCGGCGTCCGATCCCCGGTCCGAGATCAAGCGCGGCTATGACACCATCCTGGACGACACGGCGCTCGACGACCTCATCAAAAAACTGAAGAAAGCGAAGGCGTTCGCACTCGACCTGGAAACGACTTCGAAGCGTCCGGTCAAGGCGGAGATGGTGGGCATTTCGTTTTCGTGGGCGGAGGGCGAGGCGTGTTACATCCCGGTGGCGCACCGCTACCTGGGCGTGCCGGAACAACTGGACAAGCAGTACGTGCTCGACAAGTTGAAGCCTCTGCTCGAAGACCCTCAGCTTGAGAAGTACGGGCACAATATCAAGTACGACCTCATCGTCCTGCACAACGAAGGCGTCGCGCTGCGCGGCATCGTGTTCGATTCCATGCTGGCGTCGTATGTGCTCGATCCGTCGCGGCGCAGTCACAGTCTCGATGACCTCGCCCTCGAAATGCTCCAGCACACCACTATCAAGTACAGCGACGTGGCGGGGTCGGCTTCCAAGCAGGTGGGGTTTGAGGAAGTGGAGATCGAGCGCGCGTCGGAGTACGCGGCGGAGGACTCCGACATCACTTACCGCCTGACGCGGCATTTCGAAAAGCAACTCAAGGGCAACGAGCTGGAGTTGTACGAGACCATCGAGCTGCCTCTGCTGGAAGTGCTGGCGGAGATGGAGTTGACGGGCGTGCTGCTCGATACGGAGCATCTGAAAAAACTGTCGAAGAAACTGGAGAAAGACCTCAAGAAGATCGAGGACGAGATTTACGCGCTGGCGGGCGAGCCGTTCAACATCAATTCGCCGAAACAGCTTTCCACTATCCTGTTCGACAAGCTCAACCTGCGCACGGTGAAGAAAACCAAGAGCGGCTTTTCGACGGACGTCAGCGTGCTGGAAGAATTGGCGGCGGAGCACGACCTGCCCGACAAGATTCTCAACTACCGCCAGTTCGCGAAGATGAAATCGACTTACGTCGATGCCCTGCCCAACGAGGTGTTCACGGACGGACGCATTCATACCTCGTACAACCAGACCGTCGCTGCCACCGGCCGGCTGAGCAGCAGCGACCCCAATCTGCAGAACATCCCCATCCGTTCGGAAGCGGGGCGGGAAATCCGCAAGGCGTTCCTCGCTGACAAGGGCTGCTGGCTGCTGTCCGCCGACTATTCGCAGATCGAACTGCGCCTGTTGGCGCATCTCTCCGGCGACCCGGCGCTCATCCGCGCCTTCAAGAATAATGAAGACATCCACAGCCGCACGGCAGCGGAGATTTTCGGTCAGCCTCTCGACCAGGTCGATCCCGAAGGGCGGCGCATGGCGAAGGCCGTCAACTTCGGCATCGTGTACGGGTTGAGCGCGTACGGGCTGTCGCGCCAGCTCAAGATCACGCCGAAGGAAGCGAAGACATTCATCGATCAGTATTTCGATCTGTACAAAAACGTGAAGACGTTCATGGACGAGACCATCGCCATGGCGCGCGAAAAAGGCTACACGACGACGATGATGAACCGCCGCCGCTACATGCCGGACATCCACAGCAAGAACCGGCAGGTGCGCGAAGCCGTCGAGCGGACGGCTATCAATTCGCCGGTTCAAGGTAGCGCCGCCGATTTCATCAAAATGGCGATGCTCCGCATCCACGACGACATTCTGGAAAAGAAGCGGGCGTCGCGCATGATCCTGCAGGTGCACGACGAGTTGATCTTTGAATGTCCGGAGGGAGAGAAGAAAGCGATGGAGTCCCTGGTGCAGAAAGAAATGGAAGGCGTGGCGAAACTGAAGGTACCGCTCACCGTCAACATGGACTGGGGCGAAAACTGGAGCGACGCGCACTGA